The Parambassis ranga chromosome 4, fParRan2.1, whole genome shotgun sequence genome includes the window tgttaaaagaaaaacaatgaggaCGTTCCTGACACTTCAACATTGACTACATTATTATTTACGTGAATGAAAGACATTTTTCTTGACCTTATATACTCCACAGCACACAGTTCAAGTGAAAACCCAGTGGACAAGATAAAAataatgatatatataaatcaTCACTTccaaatatttagttttttctttGCAGCTAATCCTCAGTGAAATGGCACCAGAAAAAGAAGTTTGTTTTACCACCTGGTGGCTTGTTCCACCTCCGGTTCTTTACCCAACTCTCCACTTGTTAATGATGTAATGGataatttatttattgaatAATTTTTAATATTGTGATTTGTGGCATTTCTGACTTATTTTCTAATCAGCTTGTACCTTTTTCAATGGACAATCTGGCCTTTcctgattatatatatatttataaatgatcATCTAAATGCTGATAGACTTTGTAAAATTAGGCTCAGTGATTGCTGTCAATTAGCCAGACAGTTACCTGAAACTTGTGGGTTGAAATTACCAGATCTGACCCTAATTACCCCTAGTGACAAGGTTAGTAAAACTATTCTCAACTGAGGGGAAAGCAGCAGAATTAAGTTATACTCAAATAAAGTACATCAATATGTTGATCAGATTATTCATTATACCACGACAAACATCTCTCACAGCTTGCCATGAATTCAGATCATTTTTGATTAAATTAGATAAGATtcagctttattgtcattgCACATGCAAAGTACAAGGCATGAAATGCAAATAGCTTTTCTTGCCTTGTACAGATTACAGAAATGTACTGTATTGACATAGATTTCCAGAGACTGTATGGGAATGATGATGAACAGAGTAATGTAGGGTATACAGATGATATATATGGATTAAATGGCcgtaaataagtaaataaactatGACAATTCTGACAATAACACAAAGAAAGTTTCATTATGAGTATTTTCTTCACCTCTTCCAGGAACTTCCAGGAGGTTTCTTCCCATAAATCTGAGAACAAAGGGCATTCAGGTGGACATACACGTGTGTGTCATGCAAGAAAATTGTACTATATTAtactatatattattttattacataGTGAATTTCATTACAGAAGATATTATATAAACTATCCcaagttgtttgttgttgtttgtttttctatgcATGTTGCGTAACATGTGAAAAGATCCTTCTCAGAGATATGGCATCTCTTTGGCTTATCAGGTCCCACGTTTTAGCTGTGAATGGCAACAATTCCCCACAGAGTGTCACAGTATTATTATCGTTAACCTACACTGTTGACAGTGTGCTGGGGATAATACCAGAGCCATCCCTTTTGTCTTTTCAGGGTCTTAAGCCAACTGAAACTTGTGCTGTGATCAAAAAAAGGTCTCAGCAGCACATGTTTCTGGGACAGGTGCCCTGTGAAATGGGTGGTTGGgtgtttttaaaaggaaaaaaaatacactgaaatATCCAGGCACAGATTTATTCTCAGAGGTGCACTTGGCTCATTGTAAAGATGCGATAGAGACgagggaatgaaaaaaaaacattcttttatCTGTTAATTTTCCTAGCGGCTGTGTAAACGACTTACAGTGGTGTCAGTTGccaaaacaatacaaatgatttgttttattgtaccAGTAAGCTGCAGCCTGAggacaatagaatagaatagaatagaatagactttattaatccctttgggaaggtccctcagggaaatttgggtaccagcagcaaaaacaccaacagtcagagcaagagttaaatagaataaaataaaataaaatagaatatagtacagtaaaaataaaagataagaggaattatgtacaaacattgcacaccagcacaTATGgtaatgtgatatagtgcagtaaatgtaaagggattatgtacaaacattgcacagcagcataaatggtacagatggattattgcacatataaattattgcacgtgtgttgtatcaggtgagctgtactcctccctccttctgccCCTCCtaccaaaagcagagttgtaaagtttgatggatcgggggacaaaggagtctctgagtctgttggtcctgctcttggggaggagcagcctgtgactgttcaggctcctctgagcgctgatgacagtgtgcagaggatgactggcatcgtccacaatagccagaagttttcttagtgttctcctctgtgcCACTGTCACCAATCAATCTGAACTCTAAACCAGAGCTTAGTGAGCTCAGTGCTTCTTGTCACTGTATGGACAGcagatcaaaaaaaaaacctgtggaTAAAGATATCTAGTCTGCAAGTTTAttggcatctagtggtgaaagtCTTGATTGCATTCAACTTTATGCTCTCTCCCTAAATGAacctgtgtgagttggtgtgaAGTTATAAAAggtcttctgtttgttttgtccttaaTGGGCTACTGTAGGAATTTCACAGTGCAACATGAGGATTTAGCAGACAAATGTCAGCATGGAATACTTATAATACTATTGTTTCAAATGTCACTTGTTACCATGTgaaacaaaccacaaacacaacGCCTGATGCTGGCAGTTCTTTATTAAGTGAAATATGCATCAAGTTTACACAGTGATGcatattttaaacatttgaaTACATCCTGAGATTTTATCAGGAGGCCTCCTACTTAGGGCTGGAGctagaaaaacaaaagtaattTAATTTTGGTCAATTCTTAAAAGAATGGGCAAcatgtttcatatttcattgtttctgtttttgtcagttgaTTTATTCTTACATCatttatttaattgattttaacCCAATAAATTTGGATTTAGTTTTcacaagaaacattttcaaTTTTAAGATCAGGATTTTAGGTCTCTTGTTAAAAGCTAATCtatttttgtgatatttttgtAATGCTTGATCAAAAATGTTGAGGGTACAGAGGAGCTTTTCCTCAAGCAATAATATATAAAACCTCATTTAATCATTTtacagacatttgtttttcttttttcaccaaCGTAATTTGGCTAAAGTCTTCTGTTAGTGAGGCAGGGGTGATGcagcaggagaagaggaggaggttaTATCTGTGGAAGACATGTGgcaaagacaaaaaatgaaaaatgactgTTTGATGTTTATACTGAAAGTCATGTACTGTGGCCACTagggggagacacacacagtttcagaCTGGCCAAAAATTCGGCATGCACTAAATGTTATTATGTCTTCATAAAAGATATAAATGTTTGTCTTTATCCTATAGTGcaactttaaaaatgtaatattaattaatacagtgttttattattgttataggCATTCTTAAAGCATTATTTAACTACACACCAGCCATACCATATTTACATACCATGTGCTATTCCACActtctttttcctctgtatATCACTGGAGAAAATATTGAAAGTCATATTTAATATGTAAAATGTTTTGCCAATAGTATTGCTACAAATCTCAGTAACATAAACACTTAGGCAGATTAAAATTTCAGAAAGGTAACATGCTCACCTGTGCCAATGGTGTCCCCTACACAAGTGActaaaagaagcagaaaagtCATGTGGTCACCTGTATTCACTGTATTTTTACttcaattacatttttaatccaTGTTTGCCTAAAACTTGATAATGGATAAAAGTTATTTTATCTGCATACCTGAGTAGAGCCTCTGAGGGCAGAACTGGACTTTGTTGCCCTCTGGTGTCAGTGGTGCTACCACTACACTATAAACATCCCCACACTGGACGTTACCAAGGTCACAGCTGTTCTCTCCTGGAGACGCAGTGCAGGTGTAGTTACTGCTGCCCGTCATCTCTGTGATggagctgtgactgctgctTGTGCTGCGCCAGTAAACTCGCATAGTGTTACTGGCCATCCTGTACAGTTTTACTCCTGATGGGCAGCATGCACCTGTGAGGAAGACACAGTGATTAAATCACTTTGTTACCTAACAGCAATAAACAAAAGTGTACTTTCTTCACAGAACATTAGGACTCACTGGATGAGAAACCCTGATAGGTGCAGTTGGACATGTGCCCACTGTGGCTGTATGCTTCCATGGTGACAGTGTAGTTGGTGCCACAGGTGATGCAACCCATGAGGCAGTGGGAGTCCTGGGTGTGGCAGCGTGCATGGCCACGCGGCGATGTCAGAGAGGTTATGAACGAGTGTGCACCTTTGGCGGGAGACCACGAAACGTTGGAAACTGCCTGAGTCACCTGCTCGACTGTTAGACTGGCTGGACAGCAGGGTTCTGTAAAACAGTACGTGGATTGTTATTTAAGCAAAACTTTCTTTCAGAGATGATGGACTAACATATTAGAAAGTGGTCAAATCAGCCTCCACTTGCTCACTCACCTGTTTCTAAGGAGTCAGTGTAGCTGGGTAAACTCTGGCCAGCATTGCTCATTGCTATGACACTGACTTCATAGGTGGAGCCACAGGAAAGGTCAGTTATATTGCAGCTGTTTCCACTGgtggtgcagctgtgtgtgccaCCATCTCCTTGTGCACTCACAGCGTAAGTAGCTGCTCGGTTGTTCGCTGTCCATCTGACTGTGATGCTAGAGGAATTCTTTGGGTCCAGCATCAGATTCATTGGCATGCATGGAGCTGAAGGGGACAAAGTTAGGAAGTGATGTGGcggacagacagatacacagaaGTGCAAAATGGATCCATACATCATATGAGTGGTACTTTTCTACCTGTGTCTTTGGTGTGAGCTCTGCAAGCGTAGTTGCACCCGCTGATTTCATTGCAGGGCGTCACCACCACGCTGTAGGATCTGTCACAGCTGAGGTCCGAGAGGGCGCACACTGGTGCGGTGTCATTACACAGAATGACATCTGAACTGTCAGTGGCCCGAGTCATGTACAGCTCAGCCCCTCGTGAGGGGTTCCACATGATCTCTAGAGTGTCAGTGCTCACGGTGGTGACGGACATGTCCTCTGGGCAACATGGTACTGAAACAcgcagcaggaacacacacattaaatgaTCATAAtcaggaagagaagaaaacatgTCACCTCTGCTGTCACTTACAGGTGGTGTAGTTGAGGACGTGTCCTTCGGGGCTGCTACCAGCCTGGTttaatgcaaacacagacatcagaaaTGTGTAGCCACACTGGCAGGAGAAGGTGCAGTTGTTGCTGGTGGTGTTGCACGTTCTCTCACTGCCGCCGCCACTCTTGATGAAGGCCACGTAGCTGTCAGCATAGGGCACTGTGTTCCATGTCAGCGTGCAGTTTCCTTCTGATGACTCCACAAGAGCCAGAGACTCTGGTGGACAGGGGACTGACAGCACAGGACACAGGACAGCACACATCCAGTTACTTCCACTGTGTGACTTATCACTTGCATTATAATTATTGCCAGGGTTACACCAATGAATTGATGACAAATCTGgcaaaaacaggcagcaggtaAATTTGGCCTTTTTTGACTTTCTCCGAGCACTGAGTGGtgtgaaggccctattgtaatggaaagaaatatttgtattattaCAATACtaatttttcccttttttcccctaaAGTGTTAATTTGACCCCTGAACGTGCACATAAAGTCACTAAATTTTGCCCAAAAATGTATCCTAGCAAACATCGCAGGTTGACACTATAGCCACATGCGGGTGTGGCCAAAtgtctctgcagcgccccctagaatgtaaaaatattcaCAGTAACAGTAGTAGTCCTCCTCCACAACCTCTCCAAACACCTCCCAGGTCTGACTTTTAGCTTTTTCTTTAGCTTTTCCTTGAACTGCCACCTTACCGGGGTGGAGGAGTTTGAGTGCCTGGATGGTCCTAGGAGCTATATTGTCAGGGGCTTAATGCCCCTAGCAGGAGGTCCTAGGTGATGGGTCAGACCAACTGTGGTTCAAAAACtccttaaatgtgttttttttagatcacCATAGAATACAGTGTAACACCAGGACTGCTGTGTATCAGTCTGTGGTGCTGATGCTTCTTCAGCAACATGTGAATCTCTCTGGAGTGTAAATCTAATGTTAAACCAAacaaatgtttgaatgtttgtttgGTTTCCAAGTTGCGAAGGCGACTGCTGTACTGGAGAGATAGTAACCTGTAGTGAATCCTTTGCTGTCAAAagtcaaggaaaaaaaaacaaggaagatGTTAGCTATGTACTTTTGGTAGCTgtaatgagaaatgtggatgaagTCCTATTTTACATTGTTAATGGATTAATGGATGGCATGACTATTTTATGCctaaaaaatacagaaaaccGTTGTTACTTCTAATGTTATTTCCACAGAAAGCTCTGCTGCCAGGTTCTCTGGTAGAAACAGAATCTATTTACTGTTGACACATTCATATCCTACTCACAGGTGATGAAGACCACAGGGTCAGAGGGGTAGCTGGGCCCGGCCTCGTTTGAAGCAGTGACCTGGATGGCGTGCACCTTCCCGCAGCCCACTGGAGACAGGGTGTAGGATTTGGACGTGGTGTTGCAGGTGAGGTTGTGGTTACTTATGACTTGGTACACAATGGGTCCATAAACGTTGTGGTCGAGTTCCCAGGACACAGAGAGCCCGGCCACGGCCTGGCTTATCACCACAGACACATTGACAGAAGATGGTGTTGGAGGTCCTGTTTAAAAGCAAAACATCATCCAGCCAAGGACAAAGATTTGAGATTAAAATAGGATTCTGTGAACATAGATTAAGCATTATCTCATGTGTTGtagtaaaatgtaaaatcacaGACAGAAGTGTCTCAAAGCCTCCTTACTCGTGGTCTGGTTCACGTACAaactgctctctccctctcggcCCTCAGGGTCCCAAGCCAAACCCTTGATGGCATACAGTGCACCGGCCCTCAGGCCGGAGATGACCAAATTGGTGTCTGAGGTGTTGTACTTGGTGATAGTGTTCAAGGAATAGTCAAAGAGTGACACGGTGTACTGGGCGGCAGGAGCAACAGGGGCCCAGGACACAGCGATGCTGTCGTTGCTCGGTGACGAGGTGGAGAAATTAGGAGGAGGCAAAACTGCGGAGAAGACAGTGTTTGTAAATTTAaaatcacagagaaacacagattACCAACCTGTCTAGACTCTGATTATGgataaatattacatttatatggataaatgtaatatttaatagAGTAAAATTGCATCTACTGTGTATTTTTGCATAAAAAGTTGCAAAAGTGAATTGATAACTCTTGATCTGCTTTGTACTTCTTCGGGGAA containing:
- the LOC114434889 gene encoding fibronectin type III domain-containing protein 7-like yields the protein MGTVKRLVIFALMCICLQATAGSDIQASVFSASSKTVILRWTKYPGAASYQISVTSTSSPDNPIAFATYGPNTVMGSINTLSPNIKYNFTIKALDVSQGTLSTTTIEALTAPEVMDPVHTVKSKDSTTLMVTFNLQSGATSYIIRIQNSNGFFREDTVSTPGVSQAEIRSLMAYTEYELSIMSENSAGRSQPSLPVTAKTILPPPNFSTSSPSNDSIAVSWAPVAPAAQYTVSLFDYSLNTITKYNTSDTNLVISGLRAGALYAIKGLAWDPEGREGESSLYVNQTTRPPTPSSVNVSVVISQAVAGLSVSWELDHNVYGPIVYQVISNHNLTCNTTSKSYTLSPVGCGKVHAIQVTASNEAGPSYPSDPVVFITFPCPPESLALVESSEGNCTLTWNTVPYADSYVAFIKSGGGSERTCNTTSNNCTFSCQCGYTFLMSVFALNQAGSSPEGHVLNYTTLPCCPEDMSVTTVSTDTLEIMWNPSRGAELYMTRATDSSDVILCNDTAPVCALSDLSCDRSYSVVVTPCNEISGCNYACRAHTKDTAPCMPMNLMLDPKNSSSITVRWTANNRAATYAVSAQGDGGTHSCTTSGNSCNITDLSCGSTYEVSVIAMSNAGQSLPSYTDSLETEPCCPASLTVEQVTQAVSNVSWSPAKGAHSFITSLTSPRGHARCHTQDSHCLMGCITCGTNYTVTMEAYSHSGHMSNCTYQGFSSSACCPSGVKLYRMASNTMRVYWRSTSSSHSSITEMTGSSNYTCTASPGENSCDLGNVQCGDVYSVVVAPLTPEGNKVQFCPQRLYSVTCVGDTIGTVIYRGKRSVE